Sequence from the Thermocoleostomius sinensis A174 genome:
GAAGACTTTGATAGGAGAATAGCCCATAACAGAGCACAGCCACCCTACCGATCGCATGATTAATCATAGGCTGTTCAGGATAGACCGAACCATGCATAGCATCATGGGCCGTGATGAAAAGCCCCGTCCACAAAAATGTTTGCCAGAACACCGCCAACACCTTAAACCACAGAGACATCTCAGCGATCGGCAACGACAGAAGCAACCCTAAACTTACCGCCCATACACCAAGGATCAGCATAGCCACTACCAACCCAAACCCCTGTACCGGTTGACCAACTGCTCTTCCAAAACGGGCAGCAAAGTCTATCGGCAGACTTTCCACAGGCGAGAGAATCTGTGTCTCAACCAAACTTGTTTCAACCAAAATGTGCTCCTTTGGCAACCAAACTCCAGCCATACATGCAAACCTTCTCAAGCCGCTTTGTCCCGTCCACTATTCAGCCATTTACAGACAAAAGCCAACAAAGCACCAGATTTCATCCAGTGACCGATCGCCTGATAGCGAGGCTTATCTTTATGATTTTTATCGTTTTATGAATTTATGTTAACAAACAAATGAAAAAGCCTTCGTCTATCTCTGGAATCAAAAAACCGCTCGCTGAATCGAGTTCAAGGAATTTAGTTTAAGGACGGCCCAAAAACCGCCCCTACAAATCAGCCAGAAATAGAATCAACCAGAAATGGGCTTGATCTAAAAAAACTACCGCTGGACGCAGTAAAATCACCATTTCAGGGAAATCTCACACTTTCACTTACTAGATTGCACATGTACTGAACAATCGAATGGCGGCTGTAACTTGCCTTCGAAAAGCCAGGGTCAAACGCTGAGAGATTAGTGGTAAGATGCAATCGCTAAGATGATGTTTTGTCAAATATAAACGGAAGCAACTTTAAAAAATGTATGAAAGCAATTGTGTACATAAAATATGGCTCATCGGATATTTTGAAATTGAAGGAAGTTGAAAAATCCACTCCCAAACAAAAGTAATGAAATTTCGATTAAGATATGCGTTAAGATACAGGTCACTATGGTGACATTAACAACTGGAGATTGCAACGTTATTGATATCATCAAACGAATAATTTACTAACTTATCAGCAACGACAAAAGTAATTGAATAATGGCTTTGTTAAGGATGTTATAAAGATAAAATTATTGGGTACAATGTTATCTAAACCGATCGCCCTGCGTTACCTCCACATAGATATGTTCTAGACGCACAGGTTGCCGCGCAATGGAATCTAGCGGAATACCGTCAAAGTAGGCAATGATATCTTTAAACTCCAGCACCTCTGGAAGCCAAAACGCTAAATCACTACCGTAGTAGCGATGCGGAAGACCAAGAGACCGGGCCCGATCGATCGCCTGTTGAGGCGCTGGCGTTTGCATCGTCAGAATTTCGGCCGCTGCAATTTGCTGTCGCAGGTCTGCCAACGTTCCTTCAGCCGCAATCTGTCCTTGTTTCAAAATGCCAATCCGTTTACACAGCCGCTCTGCCTCGTCGAGTAAATGCGTAGTTAACAGCACCGTCATGCCCTGGTGTTGGAGTTGACGAATCAAGTCCCAAATTTCGTAACGGGCTTCAATATCTAATCCAGTAGTAGGTTCATCCAACACCACAAGTTTGGGTTGATGAATCAGGGCAATGGCCATACTCAATCGTCGCTGCATTCCCCCGCTGAGCGTTTCTGCTGGGCTGTGGGCCCGATCGGACAATCCCACATCGCTCAAACACCGCTGCACCCGTTCCTGCCGATCGATCTTCGAGAGTCCGTAAATACGAGCAAAAAAATCCAGATTTTCAGCACAGGTGAGGCTGCGGTAGATGAGATTTTCTTGCGGAGCCACCCCAATCCAGCGTTTCGTTGCTTCCGAAACCGGCCAACCGTTAATTTCGATCGTGCCACCATCAGCTTTCAGGAGATTGCACAAAATGTTGATCGTTGTGGTTTTTCCCGCTCCGTTCGGCCCCAATAGCCCATAGATTTCACCGGGCGGAATCTGCAAACTCAGCCCTTGCAGCACCGATCGCGACCCATAGGATTTTTGCAGTCCATTAATCTTCAGCACTCTGCGCCAGTCTCCTAATTTACAATCTCCTTTCCACTTGCAGCATCCGATAGTAAGACCACCAGCCACCAGCCACCATGAACCCCGCAAACCCCACTAAAAACCAAAAATGCTCGGCAACATCTGCCAAGGCTTCCCCATTTGCTGCCACTCCCAATAAAGCCTCATTCATGTGATAAATGGGGTTGAATTGTGCCAGTTGCAGCAAATTATCAGGAAACAGTGACGCTGGCAAAAACGCCCCTCCCAGAATCAGCAACGGTACGCCAAACGCCGCCACCAGTGCATTCACATCTTCAGTGCGCCGCGCAAATTGCGTTCCTAAAATGAAGCCAACCCCCACATAGGCCAGAATGCTGAGCAAAATAATCAGTCCACTCAGCCACCAACCAGAGAACTCGGCTCCTTGCCCAACAGCGATCGTGCCCACCAGCAGCGTTTGCCCCAACCCAATTGCACTGTGCGCCAAAAAAATCCCCAAAAAGTACGACACCCCACTTAACGGTGAAATAAATAACCGCTTGAGAGTATGCTGTTCCCGTTCAGAAACGACAGTGGACACGCTACCACCCAAACAACTGAAGAATAACGCAGCACCCACTAATGTTGCCGGAGTTGCTTGCTCAAACGCAGTTGCCGTGTCTAAATTAGCTCGCTCGGCCAGAATCAGCCCATTCAGCAGCAATATCAGCACCGGAAAAATGCCCCAAAAGATCAGGCTGCGGCGACGGCGTCCCAACTCGATTAGAATGCGCCGGGCAACCGCCAACGTTTCACGCCAATATTTCATCAAGGTCAGCTT
This genomic interval carries:
- a CDS encoding ABC transporter ATP-binding protein, with product MLKINGLQKSYGSRSVLQGLSLQIPPGEIYGLLGPNGAGKTTTINILCNLLKADGGTIEINGWPVSEATKRWIGVAPQENLIYRSLTCAENLDFFARIYGLSKIDRQERVQRCLSDVGLSDRAHSPAETLSGGMQRRLSMAIALIHQPKLVVLDEPTTGLDIEARYEIWDLIRQLQHQGMTVLLTTHLLDEAERLCKRIGILKQGQIAAEGTLADLRQQIAAAEILTMQTPAPQQAIDRARSLGLPHRYYGSDLAFWLPEVLEFKDIIAYFDGIPLDSIARQPVRLEHIYVEVTQGDRFR
- a CDS encoding ABC transporter permease; this translates as MKYWRETLAVARRILIELGRRRRSLIFWGIFPVLILLLNGLILAERANLDTATAFEQATPATLVGAALFFSCLGGSVSTVVSEREQHTLKRLFISPLSGVSYFLGIFLAHSAIGLGQTLLVGTIAVGQGAEFSGWWLSGLIILLSILAYVGVGFILGTQFARRTEDVNALVAAFGVPLLILGGAFLPASLFPDNLLQLAQFNPIYHMNEALLGVAANGEALADVAEHFWFLVGFAGFMVAGGWWSYYRMLQVERRL